Proteins co-encoded in one Octopus sinensis linkage group LG6, ASM634580v1, whole genome shotgun sequence genomic window:
- the LOC118763768 gene encoding uncharacterized protein LOC118763768, whose amino-acid sequence MFRKADKYLHLILETYFPAEGNISRFPSRVAAMNWTGEHRAFIVETFIKTNDSVTATQRAFRLHFNLGRHDPVPARNTILFMGYQLHSYWICFETKINPLNNLKMQFVKKLLPFHLK is encoded by the exons atGTTCCGTAAAGCAGATAAATATTTACATCTAATTTTAGAAACGTATTTTCCTGCTGAAGGAAACATTTCAAGATTCCCATCACGAG ttgctgCCATGAATTGGACTGGTGAGCATCGCGCTTTCATTGTGGAAACGTTTATCAAAACAAACGATTCTGTAACTGCAACACAAAGAGCGTTCCGTTTGCACTTCAATCTTGGTAGACATGATCCCGTACCAGCTCGAAACACGATCTTGTTTATGGGTTACCAACTTCATAGTTACTGGATCTGCTTTGAAACGAAAATCAATCCATTGAACaacttaaagatgcaattcgtcaagaaattactgccattccacctgaaatga